ATAATTCCAGGATTTGCATTAAATATTTCTTCAGATATTCTGAAATAAAATCTTAAAATATTTTCAAATGTATCTTGATTAAAAACTTTAATACAATTTTTTTCTCCTGCAATCATTTCTTCATCTGTTAAATAATTATAAAGAGAATCGATTATATGAAATCCAAATTTTCCAGATAAAGAATATAGATAATCGTTTGAGCCAATTTTTGCAGCATCTATAATTTTTCCATTTTTTTCTATTAATACATACCAACTCAATAGATAAGCACCGTTCTATAATCTTATTTTCAAAAAAAAGCACATTATTACTATTACAAAGTAATTTATAAATGTATTTAAATTATGACTATAAAAAAATTAATAATTTTCTATACGGTTTTTTTATTTTCTCCATTTTTTAAAATATTACTTTATGAAAGAAAAATTTTTATAGAAAAAACTTTTTTTGAAGAAAAAATATTATATAGTAGTTTTAATTTATAGATATTAGAAAAATTGATTAAACAATATAATGCTATAAGTCGGATAACTTCTACGCTAATAATAGTATCTTTATTAGTGACTATTCTACTTATAACTCAAATATACCTAAGTAAAGGTGCTACTATAATCTTTGCTGGAATAAATGAAATAGAATTAAAAAATACATGGATGAATAAAACAGCTTCAGGAGATTTTTATTTTAATTTAAAAGTTAGTAATATTGGCTCAGTTAATATTTATATTAAAGATATTAAAATAAATGATAAATCTTATAAAGATTTTCATTCAAATGTAACAGTATACATATTTTATAGTAATAGAAAAATGGAAATTTTTAATAAAGAAAATCAAATACTTCCATTAATAACTCCTGGAGATTATATCATAGTAGGAGTTAAAATACCTTATAATCCAAAACTTGAAGGAGAAAAAATAAGTGTTGGAGTACTTACTTCAAGAGGACAATATGATATAACTTTAACTCTTACATTTAAAGAATATACTTAAGTTATATTCTCACATTTCTTAATCTAATATGTGGTCCTCCAACCCATACTGGACAACCTTGCATTGGATCCCCTTTTCCACAAATTGCAGCTGTGAATTTTAAGTCTTTTCCAATAGCATCTATTGCTGAGAAAAGTCCAGGTGTAGTTATTTCTAAAGCAGGATTACGTACCATTTCTTTCAATTCTCCATTCTCAATTCTATAAGCAATTGAACCAACATATTTTTGATTAAAACGTCTATCATCAATATTCCATTCTTGGAAAAATTTCATGTATATTCCATTTTTTATATCTTCTATTAATTCTTCGAATGAATAATCTCCTGGCTTCATATATGTATTAGCCATTCTTATTATTGGTTCTCTATCATATGCTACAGCTCTAGAAGCTGCATTTGAATTTGTATTAAAAACTTTTGCGGTTTCTCTATTTTGTAAAAATTCATTTATTATACCTTTATTTATTAAAACTCTAGGTCTAGCTTTTATCCCTTCATCATCATAAAGATAGAAACCATAACTATTTGGCAATGTTGGATCATCTATTATTGTTACATACTCACTCCCAACTTTTAAACCTATGTCTTTTGGTTTAAGATAAGTTTCTCCAGCTTGAGCAGCTTCTCTCCCAAGTATTCTATCAGCCTCTTGTGGATGCCCTGAAGATTCATGACATACTAATCCAACTATTTCAGGTCCAAGAACTACATCCATTATTCCTTTTGGTGCTTCTTTTGCTTCAAGTAAACTTTTTACTAAAATAGAAACTTCTTCATTAAAAACTTCTATTAAATTCCATCTTTCAATAGCTTCCCATCCATTTGCTTCACCAATTTCTTTAAATCTTTGTAATACTCCTTTTTGTTGATGAAAAACTGTTAAGAATGCCTCAAGAAATACACGAGGTATATGACTAAAAATATTTGCCCCATCACTTGTTATCACATTTTTTATAGTATTTATTAAAATTAAATTTAAAAATCTTGATGGAAGTTTTGCTCCTTTAGCTTCAACAGTTTTAACCATTTCATTATCTATTTCTTTTAAGAAAAGCATCCTATCTTCTGGATCTATCGATTCAAATTTTATTCTAGGTTTTAAAATCACTTTATCTTCAAAAAGTTTTTCATCACTTAATACTATTGGATTTTTTATTTTTCTTGAAGCTGCTTTTGCAGAATTAATAGCATCTAAAACAGTCTTCCTTATATCTCCTTTTGTTAATTTATTTATTGAAGAGAAAGCTAATGCACCATTTACTATAACTCTTATAGCTATACCTTTCCTTATTTGTAATCCAGTTATTTCTGGAACTCCATTTTTTAATAAAGATATTTCTTTTATATCTTCTTGATATCTTGCTTCTGCATAACTTGCTCCTTTATTTCTTGCATATTCTATAGCATATTGAAGTAGATCCTCCATATCACTCACTCTTTTTATCCAATATGTTTAAATTTAGTATTATTTTAAAATTATAAAAATTTTTATTATAAACTTATTTTAAAGATGAATATGGATATTAAAAAATACTTAATTTAATAAAAAATTAATAAAATTCTATTTTTTCTTCTAAAAATTTTCCATTTTTATCTAATATAAATGATTTTACTTCTTTATCCCTAATTGAAATAACTACATATGAGCAATCAGGCCATGAGAAAGTTTCCTCATCTATTGATGAAAGAGAAGCTGACCAAAATGGATGGCTATGATATATTCCAACAAGTTCTAATTCAGATTTTTCTATATCTCGAAGTATTTCATATTCTTCAATTGGATGAATTTGATATCTTCTAGGAGAATTAAAAGCATTCGTAGCTTCGTATACTTTTTTTACTATTTTTGAATTTCCAATTTTTATTCCTCCAAGCATTCCGCATGCTTCTATTGGATAAACTTCTTCACAATGCTTTAGAATCCTTTTAAAAAGTTCTTTACTAATTAATAATACCATTTTTATAATTAAAATTATTAAAAAAGATATTAATAAAATTTTTTAAAATAAAATTTAGTAGTATGAATATTTTGCTTTACTATCTTCAAACATTTTAAGTAAAACTTGAGCTCTAAATAACAATATGTTTGCTTTATCTCTATATTTCTTGATTTTTTTCTTTTTATCAATGGGTATTGAAGGCTCATTAAGTAATATATCTAAAGTATTTGAAAGTTCAGATAATGTTTCATAAACTAATTCAAGTCTATTTTCATTTTGAATAGCCATTTCGCAAAATTTTAAAGTTTCTTCAGCTTCTATTAAGACTCTTTCAATATATTTTGATACATCCATTTCCCTATTTTCCTCACGCTTTTATTCTAAATATTCTTAATACATAATCCTTTATAAAAGTATCTTTTAAAATTTTTAGAACAATATATAAAATATTTATAGTTTTTTAATTTTAATAAAAGCTTAAATTTTTTTACTTACTTATATTCGAATTTTTTCTTTCTACTTAATTTTTATAAGAAAAATATTATATATCCCTCATTTTTATCTTAAAATAGAAGATAGTTATGAATTATATAAAGGAAAATTTTAAGATAGATCGTAGAATATGTGAAAATGAACTTTGGAATATATTAGTTGAAACAGTTCATTCTTTAATAATGTACCCTCATCATAAAGCATATTTAATAGAAAAAATTTTACCTGAAAACCCATTAATTACTCCAATAGAATTATCAAATCGTTTATCAATTCCTTTAGGTGAAGCAATAGTATTACTTTATGAACTTAGAATTACTGCAAAAGAGCTTGAAGAAGAATTAAAGAAACCTCTTCCAGAAAATAAAAAATATTCAAAAGTAGCTTTAGGAGGAACATTTAATGAAATACATTATGGTCATTTATCACTTTTATGGACTGCTTTTAAAAATGGAGAAAAAGTTTTAATAGGATTAACAAGTGATGAATTTGCTAAAAATTTAAAGAAGCATTCTATTAAACCATATTCTGA
The DNA window shown above is from Nitrososphaerota archaeon and carries:
- a CDS encoding TldD/PmbA family protein; protein product: MEDLLQYAIEYARNKGASYAEARYQEDIKEISLLKNGVPEITGLQIRKGIAIRVIVNGALAFSSINKLTKGDIRKTVLDAINSAKAASRKIKNPIVLSDEKLFEDKVILKPRIKFESIDPEDRMLFLKEIDNEMVKTVEAKGAKLPSRFLNLILINTIKNVITSDGANIFSHIPRVFLEAFLTVFHQQKGVLQRFKEIGEANGWEAIERWNLIEVFNEEVSILVKSLLEAKEAPKGIMDVVLGPEIVGLVCHESSGHPQEADRILGREAAQAGETYLKPKDIGLKVGSEYVTIIDDPTLPNSYGFYLYDDEGIKARPRVLINKGIINEFLQNRETAKVFNTNSNAASRAVAYDREPIIRMANTYMKPGDYSFEELIEDIKNGIYMKFFQEWNIDDRRFNQKYVGSIAYRIENGELKEMVRNPALEITTPGLFSAIDAIGKDLKFTAAICGKGDPMQGCPVWVGGPHIRLRNVRI
- a CDS encoding M67 family metallopeptidase — translated: MVLLISKELFKRILKHCEEVYPIEACGMLGGIKIGNSKIVKKVYEATNAFNSPRRYQIHPIEEYEILRDIEKSELELVGIYHSHPFWSASLSSIDEETFSWPDCSYVVISIRDKEVKSFILDKNGKFLEEKIEFY
- a CDS encoding phosphopantetheine adenylyltransferase, with product MNYIKENFKIDRRICENELWNILVETVHSLIMYPHHKAYLIEKILPENPLITPIELSNRLSIPLGEAIVLLYELRITAKELEEELKKPLPENKKYSKVALGGTFNEIHYGHLSLLWTAFKNGEKVLIGLTSDEFAKNLKKHSIKPYSERLNDLKETLKKYNWLESSEIVAINDAYGPSIIDPTLDAIIVSPFTAGVASEINRLRIEKLLKPLEIEICPLVLAEDGKPISSTRIISGEITFNGKIIK